Proteins found in one Triticum aestivum cultivar Chinese Spring chromosome 4D, IWGSC CS RefSeq v2.1, whole genome shotgun sequence genomic segment:
- the LOC123098080 gene encoding proline-rich protein 2: protein MALLPRLFLFGVCAVALAIGLANAVHGEAAPVVVGLARCSDCTRKNMNAEAAFKGLQVAVKCKNGKGEYESKSVGPVDKSGAFSVPLDVGLVGDGGELKQDCFAQLHSASGAPCPGQEPSKIVAARPGRDGQTTFVALAGEVHQPSAECASAFLCHPLHKHHLFVFHKPVTVPPKHDHDHDHDHDHDHDHDHDHDHGHDHDHDLAPAVKPPTTPVYTPTAPTPTPIYHPRAQRDAVTEPQLFKKMLPFLKKLPFFPPAKQSGGKP, encoded by the exons ATGGCGCTCCTACCACGGCTGTTCCTGTTCGGAGTTTGCGCCGTAGCGCTGGCGATCGGCCTCGCGAACGCTGTGCACGGCGAGGCGGCGCCGGTCGTGGTCGGCCTGGCCAGGTGCTCGGACTGCACAAGGAAGAACATGAACGCCGAGGCAGCTTTCAAAG GTCTCCAAGTTGCTGTCAAGTGTAAGAATGGCAAGGGCGAGTACGAGAGCAAGTCCGTGGGGCCTGTGGACAAATCCGGCGCCTTCAGCGTCCCCCTGGACGTCGGCCTCGTCGGGGACGGCGGCGAGCTGAAGCAGGACTGCTTCGCGCAGCTCCACAGCGCGTCTGGCGCGCCGTGCCCCGGGCAGGAGCCCTCCAAGATCGTCGCGGCACGGCCCGGCCGCGACGGCCAGACGACCTTCGTCGCGCTCGCCGGCGAGGTGCACCAACCTTCAGCTGAGTGCGCATCCGCGTTCCTGTGCCATCCTCTGCACAAGCACCACCTGTTCGTCTTCCACAAGCCCGTGACTGTCCCTCCCAAGCACGATCATGACcatgaccacgaccacgaccatgaTCACGACCACGACCACGATCACGATCATGGCCACGATCACGATCACGATCTCGCGCCTGCAGTCAAGCCGCCAACGACGCCGGTGTACACGCCGACGGCGCCAACCCCGACGCCGATCTACCACCCCCGGGCCCAGCGTGACGCCGTCACTGAGCCACAACTCTTCAAGAAGATGCTCCCGTTCCTCAAGAAGCTGCCGTTCTTTCCTCCTGCCAAGCAGAGCGGCGGCAAGCCGTAG
- the LOC123098079 gene encoding probable 4-hydroxy-tetrahydrodipicolinate reductase 2, chloroplastic, translating into MLSLRAPPRTLSPSPWRRRGRLDGFAAPRCVSAAPPATTLETATARPAGVSFPILVNGCTGKMGVSVAEAATSRGLHLVPVSFSSRENLDKTIQIGDIDVEIYGPSAREDVLSSVIDEFPDVIVVDYTAPNSVNSNAELYCKLGVPFVMGTTGGDQQLLYKSVQDSNNYALISPQMGKQVVAFLAAMETIAEQFPGAFSGYRLEVLESHQAGKLDTSGTAKAVIACFEKLGAVFDMDRMVKIRDPEQQLYMVGVPEEHIEGHAFHLYHLTSPDDSVSFEFQHNVCGRSIYAEGSVDAAVFLYKKVQSMDPKRIYNMIDVLQEGDMR; encoded by the exons ATGCTCTCGCTGCGGGCGCCGCCCCGTACTCTGTCGCCCTCGCCGTGGCGGAGACGGGGCCGCCTCGACGGTTTCGCCGCGCCGCGTTGTGTCAGCGCCGCGCCACCTGCGACAACCCTAGAGACGGCTACCGCGCGGCCGGCAGGCGTCTCCTTCCCGATTCTG GTGAATGGCTGCACTGGTAAAATGGGGGTATCTGTTGCTGAGGCAGCTACTTCAAGGGGTCTTCACCTAGTTCCTGTTTCATTCAGTAGTAGAGAGAACCTTGACAAAACAATACAAATTGGTGATATAGATGTTGAGATATATGGCCCTTCTGCAAGAGAAGATGTTCTTTCATCTGTCATCGACGAATTCCCAGATGTCATTGTGGTGGACTACACGGCGCCTAATTCTGTGAACT CTAATGCCGAGCTCTATTGCAAGCTTGGTGTGCCATTTGTAATGGGCACAACTGGTGGCGATCAGCAGTTACTGTACAAATCAGTGCAAGATTCAAATAACTACGCACTAATATCTCCACAAATGGGCAAACAG GTTGTTGCATTTCTTGCTGCAATGGAAACAATTGCGGAGCAGTTTCCTGGGGCCTTTTCAGGCTATCGTTTGGAG GTACTGGAATCCCATCAAGCAGGAAAGCTGGACACATCTGGTACAGCTAAAGCTGTAATTGCTTGTTTCGAGAAGTTAGGCGCGGTCTTTGACATGGACCGG ATGGTTAAGATCAGGGATCCTGAGCAACAGCTTTATATGGTGGGTGTCCCCGAAGAACACATTGAAGGGCATGCATTCCATCTGTACCATCTAACTTCTCCCGATGACAG CGTTTCATTTGAGTTCCAGCACAATGTTTGTGGCCGTTCAATCTACGCCGAAGGGTCAGTTGATGCTGCCGTATTTCTGTATAAGAAG GTACAATCAATGGATCCTAAGAGAATTTACAACATGATTGATGTCTTGCAAGAAGGCGATATGCGGTGA